AAAAAGGTTTATTTTGACACAAGTGGTATCTAAGGATTATGATGATAAAAGATGAGATTAAGCATGATTAGATGTTAGACTTCCTCTGTGAACCCCTCTTGGCTTTCCTGAATCAACATCAGCGTGATGCAGAGCCAGAGTTGTTCAAAGGACCAAACGGCACAGACCCGTGTGCAGAAGATTCTGTCAGGTAATGGTGTGTCTAGCTacagacttttattttatttcatattaTTTCAACATCAGTCACACTTGGaatgacttttgttttgtggaacaGTTCTCAGTTTATGGCTCAAGGATCAGGCCAGCAGAATGGAGGCAGTTTTGTGGACTCTGTAGTTGAAGTACCACGGACTGCAACCGGGCAAGGTCTCACTTTCATAGGCTATCAGGTAAACTAACAAGTATCAACAATGTGTTTATTAATGAGATCTCTCTTTTCTTGTTTACATCACTTGATAacttgagggttttttttctgttacagGATTCATCGAGCAGTGGAAATGTCCATACAGGTAGTGAAGTTTGACTGTTAACCAGAGGAAATCTGCACTTCGCTCGTTCACTTGgctctattgtgtgtgtgtgtgtgtgtgtgtgcgtgattGATGAAGAGTAAAAATAGTCTCTGCGTGTTGAAGGTGCTGTCCCTCCGTGGCTTCAGGATGATCCTCTGGAGGGGACCTCCGGGGGTGCTGTCCATCCAGAGATTGGTCCATCACTTCAAGACTTCCTCAAACAAAGTATGTAGATCAACAGTAATCACACTGCCATGCATGAAATCAACTTTGATCAGAGTGTAACTACCAGGACCTTGTCTGTGTTTTGCCAGAGGAGCAAGAGAAGCTGAGGAAGTTACCTCCAAACAGAGTTGGAGCCAACTTTGATCACAGCTCGCATACAGACGCCAACTGGCTTCCCTCTTTTGGTAGAGTGTGGAATAGTGGTCGACGCTGGCAGTCCAGGTGAGTTCACAAAACTCTTCGATACGCTGACTAATGTGGAATAATTATAAACATAGACTCATTCCCATAGACATTTGCAGACCTGAATGTAGGCATACTGTATGTGCAGAGGAACGTGGCTGATCTGTGTGTGATATATTTTCTCAACAGGCACCAGTTCAGACAAGAGGAAGGGCAGAAGAacagacagaagagaaaaagggagcacagcacagaggtcacgaagaaaacaaaaacctaaGAGCTGACAAGTTATGACAAAACTTCAAATTTGCTGTGTGAGAATTCAGAGTGATGTGATTTACAAGGTGCAAGCGTGGCTTTGTTTTTGAGGAGCTGCACTTGAATTGCTCATTCTGATCCTACTGTTGACCAAGTGTATATATGGGAAATTGtatgtaacttttttttacacagttgAATACTTGCAGTCATGCTGTGGCTTTTGAATATTTCTGTCAGAAAATTACATTCGATCTTTGCATTTTCATATTAAAATACTTGATATTAAACTCATGTACAGTACAAATACACAACTTCAAAATCAGAAGCTACAAGCTACACTGGTGTTGCCACTTAAATGGTCACC
The genomic region above belongs to Parambassis ranga chromosome 9, fParRan2.1, whole genome shotgun sequence and contains:
- the cenatac gene encoding centrosomal AT-AC splicing factor; the protein is MGAYYCSICRQTTFNGKGHIFGKNHQSRLRVVLLKFLEKVKEARRTLKKPQVEKFDCTQHKQTFWCYCCALEIERNVTDGNMTVLYGGLLEHMATQEHRKNTHTFWWENKADPKFRDKVIITKEETEKFKTEVANVLESFVEKEDEYIKQEADHIRAQEKNRQEVIQSLLERDAEPELFKGPNGTDPCAEDSVSSQFMAQGSGQQNGGSFVDSVVEVPRTATGQGLTFIGYQDSSSSGNVHTGAVPPWLQDDPLEGTSGGAVHPEIGPSLQDFLKQKEQEKLRKLPPNRVGANFDHSSHTDANWLPSFGRVWNSGRRWQSRHQFRQEEGQKNRQKRKREHSTEVTKKTKT